The DNA region ACAGGGGCTTGGCTGCAGCCTCACTTCCTCGCTGTGGCCTGCTCTATTGGGTGCTGGCGGGCGCGACATCGCCGGCGCGCTCGGCGATCGGACGGGCATAGCGGACGAGTGAGAGCAGCACCTTGCCCGGCTCCTCGGCCATCAGCTCGTGCGCCGACTGCTCGAACCAGACGAGTCGCTTCGACGGCGCCTTGACGCCCGCGAACCATTCGGCGGCAACCATCGCCGAGACGTTGCGGTCGTGGCGTCCGAGGAACAGGAGCAGCGGCGTCTTCAGCCGCTTCACATGCGATAGGTCCGCCGTCAGTATCGCGGCAAGGAGCCTCTCGACCGAGAAATCCTGCGCCTTCCAGACCTGGCGTACCTCCTCGTCGGTGTATTCGGGCGACAGATTCACCGCTGCGCCCTCGAAGCTCGCATCGGGACGCCGATAGGCGGCACCCCCGAAGAAATTGAGCCAGCGGCGCTGGAGCTGGATGTCCTTCAACGGCACCGGCGTCTTGCCAACGGCATAGGGCGCGATTGAGTCGAGGTCGCGGATCGCCTCTGCGTTCTTCTCCGCGCGCGCCTGTTCCATCGCCCAGGCCCAGCCGCGCCGCTCGCTCTCCCGCGCATCGATGCCCTGGGCGGCGCCGATATAGGCGTGGAGCCATTCGGGGTGCCTCTCCGCGAGGGTGAGCCCGAGGAGGCTCCCCCAACTATGGCCGAGGACGAAGATCTTCTCCTTGCCGAAGGTCTGGCGCGCCCATTTGACGAGCTCCTCGGCATCGGCGTGCACCTGCTCGACGGTGAGCGTCGGGGCGACCGTGGCCGGATCGTTCGCGACATACGTCTTGCCCGCGCCGCGCTGGTCCCATTGGATGACGGTGAAGAATTCGTCCCAGCCGTGCGCGAAATACCAACTCGTCGGCATCGCCACCCAGCCGGGGCCGCCATGGAGCACGAGCAGCACCGGATTGCGTAGGTCGCGGCTGCGGATCGAGACCCATTGGTCAATGCCTCCGAGGCGGAGCTTCTCGGTGCGCTCCATCCCCTCGGGCGCCACGATCTTGCGGAGCTCCGCGATGATCTTGACAGCCTCGGCCCGGTCACGAGGGCCCGGCGCCTCCTGCGCCTGTGCCTGAATGCTCGCCAGAAGCAGCACCGCCAACGGTAGCCACGATTCTTTGCGCATCACTCCCCCTCGATTCTGTTCGTGATTTCCGTGGATATTACAAGCCTTATCACCGAGGCACTGCCCGGCCGCTCATGGACGCTCTGACTCCGCCACCGGTGAGCACCAAGGTAAAGTGGGCGAAGCGTCTTGCACTTGCGACTGGCGGAGCCCGCGGGAATCGAATGAATTGTCATTCCGACTGCGACGTTTGGCGTGTTGCTGGGATGCGTGGTGGTGAGTCACCGAGACATACGAATCCGCCCCTTCAACGTGACAGATGCCTGCCCATGGGACAGGGCGCATGGTCCACCCAGCGCAGGTCAAGCCGTTCGGCCCAGCCCTTTGGAGATCACCTCTCGCATGCTCGTTGGCTCCACTGCCGCGAATTCACCCCGTGGCTCGCGCGGTAGAGGCCGATTGTGGTCGTTGCGCACCGATGAGGCGGCGACCGAATGGGGGGGCCACGGCTTCCATGGCCGGCCCTACCTGGACGTGCTGAGCGCATCGCCTCCGCGCTCCAGGTGCTACGCCAGGTCACCACCGTGAACCCCGTGCTTGCTCCATTCCATCGTCCACCGGGTGATGTCAATATTGTCCTACGCGCCCAAGCGTTTCAGCGGTTGACGCGGCAAGGAGGCCCGAAACCAGCCTCCAGGGCCTGTGTCTCATGGAGGTAGCGATGCGACGGTTTGGACTGGTGCTGGGGCTCTTGGGGGGCGTGGGGTGCGCCACCGGCATGCGAGGTATCGCGACCCAGTACAATCCGGAGACGGGGCAGTACGAGACGCCCACGCACGAGGTCGTCTATCAGGTGCCCGCCGAGGACGCGATGATGACGGCCCGGTTCATCCTGGAGAAGAGCCGCTATGACGTGATGGAGAAGGAGGGGGGACTGGAGATGTTCTCCTCCTTCATTCCGGACGTCATTCCCCCCGAGCGCTACTACATCCAGGGGACGCGGCTCGGGCCCCGGCAGGCACTCGTTCGAGTCTTTCGCATCAGGTACACGCAGGAAGGGGGAGGCTACACTGCGGAGGCCTCCGGTCGGTCCGGCGGGCATCTCTCCGTGGCGGATGCCTTCACCAATATCCCTGGGCTGGAGGGCTACCGGCCGGCGCACGGCTACCGCGACCTGGGTATCGAGCAGAAGCTGCTGGAGCGGCTGGAGATGGCTCCCGCGCTGGAGCTGGTGGGCGGCAATTCCCCTGTTCCCATTCGCTCGGTGGTGATGGAGAACTGGGGCGAGAAGGGTGGGACCACCGCCACCTCCGCCGCTCCCGCGTGTGGTGCTCCCTTGGCGGGGGCCTCGTCCCTGTTCTCTGCGGGAGGCGTCCTGCTCGTGGCGGACCCCCTGGGCACGCAGGAGGTGCCGTCCGCGGCGCTGCGGATGTTGTGCGAGGCCTCGGCCCAGGAGCTGCCGGTGACGCTGGCGCTGTCGATTCCCGTCTCCGAGCAGTCGCTCCTCGATAGCTACCTGGCCAGCGACGGCGATTCAGCGGCCGTTCAGGAGCTCCTCTCGGGGAGTGCTTTCTGGCGCCGGACATACCAAGACGGGCGCAGCAGCCGCGCCATGCTGTGGCTCGTCGAGCAGGTCCGCCGCATGCGCGTCTCTGGAAAGGACGTGGACGTGGCCGCCATCGACTCCGACAAGGCCCACGGCAATGCGCGCGAGGCGCAGATGGCCCAGCATCTGCTGAACGCTCAGTCGAAGCGCCCCCAGGCCTGGACGCTGGTGCTCACGGGCAGCGTCCACGCGCGCACCACGGAGGTGAGCTGGGATGGCGACTTCGAGCCCATGGGCTCTCGCGTGGTGCGCGCCCTTCCCTCGGTGCGTGCCCTGGATGTGGGCTTCCAGCGAGGCACCCAGTTCGTCTGCCGCTACAGCGTCTGGGATGAGGAGGTGGAGTGCAACGTCTTCGGCATCAGCCCGACGCTCGAGGCACGGCAGTCCTCCAAGCAGGCCGTTGGCCTGCAGCTCTTCACCTCCCAGCAGCCTCACGGCTTCCACGGCCGGCTCTACCTGGGCGCGCTGAGCGCATCGCCTCCCGCGCTCCAAGCGCCGCGCCAGGACACCACCGTCGACCCCGTGTCCTCCTCGAAGTGACTCGCCTGGACGCACCCATGACCACGGCGTCCATGCTCTCCGAGCCGTTCATGTCCGGAGGTCCGCCAGCCACCGCAGCGCCCGGAGCCCGGGCATGAAGCAGTACTCGCCTCCACGGGTGACCACGAACCGAGGGAGGCCTTGCATGCGCCTGGGGATGGGACGCTTTGGAACTGAGAACACGCCCGTCCCATCGTTCGCGCCGACGAGGGGGTCCTTCGCATCGCCCAGCCCGAGAAAGTCACCGCCGTTGACCCACTCCGATTGCACGAACTCGAACTGCCGTCCGAGGTGCGCGCCGATGAAGGCAAACATCAACCCTCGCTCGGCGCCGTCGTCCTCGAGGATGCCCTCGGGCAGTTCGGGCCCATAGGCGGTTCCGCGCCGGATCATCCGATGGAGTCTGACCACGCCGGCGACGGACGCGTCGCGGGGATTCGCTCGCCGGACGTGTGACGCGGGAGGCGTCTTGTATCCGGTCGGGTCATCTGAATAGAGGAAGGCGTTGTTCCGTGACGAATCGGCGCCAAGGTCGGGAGCGTCGTGGTGTGGGCACAGCGCCAGCGGCGCGCCGCTCCGCCACCTCCCCATCATCTTCGCCGCCAGAAACTCCTCGT from Myxococcus xanthus includes:
- a CDS encoding alpha/beta fold hydrolase, giving the protein MRKESWLPLAVLLLASIQAQAQEAPGPRDRAEAVKIIAELRKIVAPEGMERTEKLRLGGIDQWVSIRSRDLRNPVLLVLHGGPGWVAMPTSWYFAHGWDEFFTVIQWDQRGAGKTYVANDPATVAPTLTVEQVHADAEELVKWARQTFGKEKIFVLGHSWGSLLGLTLAERHPEWLHAYIGAAQGIDARESERRGWAWAMEQARAEKNAEAIRDLDSIAPYAVGKTPVPLKDIQLQRRWLNFFGGAAYRRPDASFEGAAVNLSPEYTDEEVRQVWKAQDFSVERLLAAILTADLSHVKRLKTPLLLFLGRHDRNVSAMVAAEWFAGVKAPSKRLVWFEQSAHELMAEEPGKVLLSLVRYARPIAERAGDVAPASTQ